From a single Cyprinus carpio isolate SPL01 unplaced genomic scaffold, ASM1834038v1 S000006785, whole genome shotgun sequence genomic region:
- the LOC109079957 gene encoding uncharacterized protein LOC109079957, producing the protein MRIKHSGLYKIEVLQRAGTSNMKFTVTVYESPSAVDAGVTDMKLMSVKEGGPVILQTDVPQLTGDELIVWRFGDKGKLIAKHDIEAKSPPLYDDTDERLRDRFKLNHQTGSLTITNTRTTDSGHYKVKISSNKQTIYQKYIVTVSEPGLSPAPVAGIVVAGIVVVVLLVAAAATGVIYHQRKIAEVPETVSGEEGDDVELNTGVTKIQTSDLIEWKGNKDNLIAQIKEGTVDITSYEDVFHGVFRDRLKLDMKTGSLTITNPRIEHTGPYKLLINNKCKKRFIVYIRVKTLTVKENGSVTLETKTEIQTGDEIRWMFGNKDTS; encoded by the exons ATGAGAATTaaacactctggactttataaaatAGAGGTCCTCCAAAGAGCTGGGACTTCAAATATGAAATTCACAGTTACTGTTTATG AGTCACCATCTGCTGTTGATGCTGGTGTTACTGACATGAAGCTcatgtcagtgaaggagggaggtCCTGTCATTCTTCAGACTGATGTTCCTCAACTAACCGGAGATGAGCTGATAGTGTGGAGGTTTGGAGATAAGGGAAAACTCATAGCTAAACATGATATAGAGGCCAAAAGCCCACCTTTATATGATGACACTGATGAGAGATTAAGGGACAGATTTAAACTGAATCATCAGACTGGATcgctgaccatcacaaacaccagaaccacagactctggacacTACAAAGTGAAAATCAGCAGCAACAAACAGACCATATACCAGAAATACATTGTTACTGTCAGTG AACCAGGTCTATCTCCAGCTCCTGTAGCAGGGATTGTTGTTGCagggattgttgttgttgttctcctGGTGGCTGCAGCAGCTACTGGTGTGATTTACCATCAACGCAAGATCGCTGAAGTAC CGGAGACAGTGTCAGGGGAGGAGGGAGACGATGTCGAGCTAAACACTGGTGTTACTAAAATACAGACAAGTGATCTGATAGAGTGGAAGGGAAATAAAGACAATCTCATTGCTCAAATCAAAGAAGGGACTGTAGATATCACTTCATATGAGGATGTTTTTCATGGGgtattcagagacagactgaagctggacatgaagactggatctctgaccatcacaaacccCAGAATTGAACATACTGGACCCTATAAGTTACTGATCAACAATAAATGCAAGAAGAGATTTATTGTTTATATCAGAG TGAAGACACTGACAGTGAAGGAGAATGGTTCTGTCACTCTAGAgactaaaacagaaatacagaCCGGTGATGAGATACGGTGGATGTTTGGAAATAAAGATACCTCATAG